A segment of the Bacillus sp. es.034 genome:
TGGACTTCCTTTTGTTCTACATCCTGGGAGAATGGATTAAATACCACCCGGCAGGCTGTGAGAAACAAACAAGAGGCAGTGAGTAAAACAAATACAATTATTTTTCGACACATTTACATATCACCTTCGACATTATTTTCTGAATTGTGTTTACTAATGCATGTTGTTATTGTAGCATGTATATTGTAAAAATTGTAATTTTTCCTAAAGTTAGGCAGGGGATTTTTGATGAATAAAGCATTGCGTACACCCTTTCATTTTGTCATTGTATTCATTGGTTTGTTTCTACTGAGCGGCATCAGCGCTCTACTGGATTATGATACAGAGCTTGTCATCAATGTGGGGGCATTTGGCCTCAGATTATGGCAGACGATACTGGAACTCGCCTCACCTTCTTCCATCATGGTTCTGTGGGGAGCAGAGAATAAACAATACGGAATGTTCGACATTTTTCTCACTACCTATCCGTATTCGTTCACCATTTTGTTCATTTCATTTATCGTTGCCATCCTGATTTCGGTTATCGTCAGTTACTCTATGATGCTTATGCCGAGAAAGCTTTTCCGGGCTTCAGAAAAAGTGGTCAACATCCTCGACGGAATTCCCGATGTCTTCCTTGTCGTGTTGTTCCAGCTGTTCATCATCTGGCTCTTCAAAAAAACGGACGTCCTCTTATTCGACATCTATACCACCGGGGGAGAAAAGATCTATACGCTGCCCGTCATTTGCCTTTCGTTCCTTCCCGTGGTGTTTTTAGTAAAACAATTCTTATTCCAGCTGAAGGAAGAAGAAAATAAACCTTATGTAGAATTTTCCTATTCCAAAGGGTTCAAAAAGAGCTATACGATCTGGTTTCATGTATTCCGGAATGTGTGGATTCACTTCTTCCTGCATTTGAAGCCGATCTTTCTGCTCATGCTTTCGAATCTTCTTGTCATTGAGATTTTATTTAATATCAAAGGCTTCATGACGGTCCTGCTCGAAACGGCCACCTCGTCATCGCCTGCCTTTTTCATTGGAATGCTTCTCATCTTCGTCCCATTCTATATCGTGTTTACGATCGGTTCCTTCCTGTT
Coding sequences within it:
- a CDS encoding ABC transporter permease subunit, whose protein sequence is MNKALRTPFHFVIVFIGLFLLSGISALLDYDTELVINVGAFGLRLWQTILELASPSSIMVLWGAENKQYGMFDIFLTTYPYSFTILFISFIVAILISVIVSYSMMLMPRKLFRASEKVVNILDGIPDVFLVVLFQLFIIWLFKKTDVLLFDIYTTGGEKIYTLPVICLSFLPVVFLVKQFLFQLKEEENKPYVEFSYSKGFKKSYTIWFHVFRNVWIHFFLHLKPIFLLMLSNLLVIEILFNIKGFMTVLLETATSSSPAFFIGMLLIFVPFYIVFTIGSFLLKKWLKGGEYHV